The genomic window AAAACTTTCTTTGATTCTTGAATATTCTTTCATAGTCCCGTGATAATCAAGATGATCTCTACTAATATTAGTAAAACACCCATAATCGAAACTAAGTCCTTTAATTCTTTTTTGATCTATTGCATGAGAAGAAACTTCGATAATTGCGCAATCGCAATTAAGAGTGTTTGACCAAGAAAGAAATTTGTTTAAGGAAAAAATATCGGGAGTAGTTAGTTTTGAAAAAAAAACACCTTTCCTTTTATTCTTGATATTTGATAAAAGAGAAGAATTAAAATTATTTTTATTTAAAAGCTGATGTAAGAAGAAAGCTGTAGTTGATTTTCCATTAGTGCCTGTAATCCCAAAAAGATTAAGTTTTTTTGAAGGGTCCTGATAAAAAAAATTAGCCAAATCACTAAGTTTATTTTTTAAATTTAAAAAGCAAATAACAGGCACAGTAAGGTCTTCTTTTGTTTCAATACCAGTGATGATCGCTGACGCTCCTTTTTTAACAGCATCTTTAATATGCAGTTCATTTTTAACTGGATCATCGGCAAGGCTGATAAAAATATCCTTATCTTTTATTTCATTAGAATTTAATTTCATAGAGAAATCTTTAAATTTTTTTTTATGATTCTCAATGAAAGAAGTTAATTCTTTAAAATTCATAAGCTTTTTCAGACTCTGTTATCTTATTTATGAACTTAGAGAAAGATGGTGCAGCAACTTCTCCTCCTCCACTTCCGTTTGTTTTTGCATTTCTTATTATCAAACCAATAATTAAGTCTTTATCGCTCATCGACGCTTTTCCTATAAATAAAGCATTTAGAGCTTCTTCTTCATAACCTTTGCTACCAACTTTTCTGACGGTTCCTGTCTTTCCAGAAACGTCTATGCCATTTACTTTAGCCCTTCTTCCAGTTCCCAAATCAACTACGCTTTTCAGTATGTTTTCCATATTTGATGAAACTTCAGGAGAGAGAATTTGATCGAATTCATCACTTGAAGAGTTTGTGACTAATTTTAATGGAATTGATTTTCCGTTAGCATATAAAATAGAATAAGAATTTACTAATTCCAAAAGAGTCGTTTGAAGTCCATACCCATAGCACAAACTTACCTTCTCTCTATCACTTAAAGTATTCACATTTGGTAAATAGCCTTCTCTCGTAGAAATAAAAATTTCATTAAAATATTTTCCAAATCCCATTTTGTAAAACCCGTTAACAATTAGTTCTGAATTTACTTTGTCACAAATTTTAACCATACCAACGTTACTTGAATTGGAAATTATTTGAGAAACATTTTGCACGCCATAATCTCTGAAATCTTTAGTTACAAATCCCTGGTAATCGATATAACCTGGGCTTGTATCAATTTGTTTATTTAATAAAGTATTATCATTGTCTAGTATCACAGCCATTATAATCGGCTTCACAGTTGACCCTGGCTCAAATAAATTTGTAGCTGCTTTATTTTCTAAAGTTCCTGAAGAAATATTTTTTCGATTATTTGGATCAAAGCTAGGGTAATTTGCCATTGCTAAGATTTCTCGAGTTTTTGGATCAATAACAACTAACGAACCAGAATTTGCTTCATGGAGTTTTACCGTATCTTCCAAAATTAAATAGGCATTTGTTTGAAGATCTGAATCAATAGTTAAAGAAATATTTTTACCATGTAAAGGTTCTTTTATATCGGAAGCTATAGTCTGATTTTTTCTTGAGGTTATATATTCTTTTACACCTTTTGTGCCAGAGAGCATAGAATTAAGACTTAATTCAATTCCTTGGATACCTGAATTGGTATAAGTATTTACTACTCCAACGATCTGTGAAAATGCCCTTCCTTTTGGATAATTTCTTTTGTATTTCTTATATCCAACTATACCTTGAATACTTTCTTTAATAATAGATTCGTATTTCTCAACACTTGCACTATGTTTTAAGATCAAATATTTTCTATTTTGGTTGGCTAGTCTATTTCTCAATTTCTTTTCATCAATCTCTAAAACAAAGGAAATTTTATGAATTTCGTCGGGATTGAAAGAGAAATTTTTTATTTCCAATCCTATTTCGTAAGATGGAATATCTTCTGCCAGTATAATTCCATCTCTATCTAAAATTTTTCCTCTCCTTGCGAGAAGATCTTTAGATTTTTCTGAAATAGAAACAGATTTTTCTATTGCAGTATCAAATTGATTTTTTTCAAGAAAGTAAAATCTTATTGGTAGAGATAATAAAAGTAAGAAAACTAAAATCCATATACTTAGTTCTCTATATTTATTAGTAAACTCAAAATACAAATCAATCTATCTGTCTTTTTACAAAAGATGGAATATCTAAGTAATCTGGACTACTCTTTTTTTCAACAGTTTCAAAGTCTGTTATAGGCTTAACCGTTGGTTGAGGTTGAGCAGAAGGAACTTTAAATCCAAATGGATCATCTGAAAGAGACATTTTCTTCTGTTTAGAATCTCCTAAACCAGTTGCAACAATTGTTACCTTAAGATCTCCTGCTTCCATAGATTTGTCTATTGCAACTCCAGGAATTATTAAAGCTCCCTCAGAAGAAAATTGATTCACTTGCTCTAAAACCCGATCGATTTCTTTCATACCGATCTTATCTTTTGCAGAAATATTTACTAATACGCCTTTAGCATTTTCTAAATTTATATCTTCTAATAGAGGGCTACCCACCGCAGAGGATGCAGCCTCAATGGCTCTACTTGGCCCACTAGCTATTCCCGTTCCCATCATAGCTGTTCCTTTTTCAGACATTACTGCTTTTACATCTTGAAAATCCACATTGATTGTTCCTACATTTGTGATGATGTCAGAAATACCTCTTACTGCTCCAAGCAATACATCATTTCCGTGAGCAAAAGCATCTTGAAAATCTATATCGTCACCAAAGACTTCTGCTAATTTTTGGTTAGGAATAGTGATCAAAGAGTCAACTTCATCTCTTAACGCTTTTATTCCATCATCCGCAACCTTATCTTTTCGTTCTAGATTTAAAGGTTTAGTGACAACTGCAACTGTTAAAGCGCCTACTGATCTGGCAACTCTTGCTACTATTGGAGAGGCTCCAGTTCCGGTTCCACCGCCCATCCCCGCAGCAATAAAGACCATGTCCGAGCCTTCTAACAAAGATTCAATTCTTTCATAATCATCTAAAGCAGTATCTCTACCAATATCAGGATTTGCTCCTGCACCTTGTCCAGAATTTGTTAACTCTCCCAAGCAATGTTTGATTTCAGCAACGCTAGCATCTAGAGCTTGGCTGTCAGTATTTATGGATATAGTCTCTACATTCTCTAATCCACTATTAACCATATGATCAATCGCATTACCGCCACAGCCTCCAACACCAACTACTTTTATTAAAGCGCCTGGGTTACTTCCTTTTTCAACTACTTTCCAGTTCATAATTTCCTCCTAAACTAAAAATTATTTTGAATCCATTTAAAAGCTCTATTCACTAAACCTTTTTCTCTCATGAAAGCAAAATCTATAATCTCTTCTTCTGTGATTTTTTGCCCATAAAGAATTAAACCTATCGAAGTTGAATAAACTGGATTTTTTAAAATATCTGTGAGCCCTACTAGCCCTTTTGGCTTACCTACTCTTACAGGAACTTGAAAGATTTCTTCTCCTAACTGAGAAATTCCCTCAATTTTGGATGCCCCTCCTGTGAGAACAATACCTGCTGGCAATAATTGTGAAAGATCATTAATTCCTAATCTTTGTTTAATCATTTGAAATATTTCTGCATACCTATGCTCTATTACATCTGCAAGAGCTTGACGAGAAAAAATTTTGTCAGATCTACCGTTGATTGAAGGGGTCGAAATTTTATCTCCCTCATTAGTCAACGAGCTAGAAGCACAACCATATTTTTTCTTCAGTTCTTCCGCTTGGGATGTCGGTGTTTGAATTGCTCTCGCAATGTCATTAGTAACATGGTCTCCTCCAACGGGAATATTTACAGTATGGCTAATGGAATCATCCATAAAAATTGCTACATCTGAAGTCCCGCCGCCTAGATCAATTAGACAAACACCCAATCTTTTTTCATCATCTGATAAAACCGAATAACTAGATGCTAATTGTTCTAAAACATAGTCTTGAACAGTTATGCCACAAGCTCTCATACAAGAAGATATGTTTTCTGCTGCGTTTTTATCACAAGATACTAAATGGACTTTAGCTTCCAATCTAACTCCTGCCATTCCCAAGGGTTCTTTAATTCCATTTTGTTGGTCTATTGCATATTCTCTTGCAAGAATATGTAAGAGTTTATATCCGTCTGGAATAGCTTGGGCTTTAGCTGCAGTTATAACTTTCTCAACATCACTAAATTTCACTTTTTTATCCTTTATTGGAACAACGCCTTCAGAGTTCAAGCCATTCGAACTTCCTCCAGAAATTCCTACATAGGCTTGATGAACCCTTATTCCTGACATCAGCTCTGCTTTATTTGTTGCTTCTTGTATCGCCTGAACTGTAGATTCAATGTCAACTACCACACCATTTTTCAAACCTTTAGAAGGATGAGTTCCTAGACCTAAAACATTTAAACCATCAGCATTTGATTCGACTACCAAACAAACAACCTTTGAGGTTCCTATATCAATTCCAACTTTAATATTTTGATTATTAATTGAAGCCATTTTGTTTAGCCGCCTCTTTTTCTCTAACTAATAAATTTTTAAATCTAATATTCTCTGATTCTAAAACTAAAAATCTTTCAAATTCGTCATCAATCATTGAATTCAAAGATCTAACCTCATGAACGTTTAAAGATTTGGTGATAGTTGAAGTCATAATGCCTATTGTCAAAAAACAAAACATGAATATTATTGGAAATTGATCATTCATAATTTTTCACCAACTCTTAGAATTGCGCTTCTGGATCTTGGATTATTCTCAATCTCATCAGAACTTGGTTTTATCACTTTTCCTTTTTGTTTTACTAAATTCTCAAAAGAAATATCAGCTAAATTTCCTTTCAAGAAATTTTTTACAATTCTATCTTCGATTGAATGAAAAGAGATCACCACCAATCTTCCTCCCTTTTTTAATAATTTTATTGAACTTAGAAGAACAGAAATTAACTCATCTACTTCGTTATTTATAAACATTCTTATTGCTCTAAAGATATTGGTTGCAGGATGTTTTTTTGATCGATTAGAGTAAAATTTTAAAGAGGTAAGATCAGAAGTAGATGAAATTTCTTTTTTTCTCCTTTTTTCGATAATTTGTCTTGCAAGATTTCTAGATTTCCTCTCTTCACCAAAAAAGAACAAAACATCAGCAATTTCCTTTTCAGAGGAATTATTTAACCAATCACTTGCAGTCATTCCCGTTGATTGATCCATCCTCATATCGAGATTTGCATCTTTTTTAAAGCTAAAACCTCGTTCCGCATCGTCAAGTTGAATTGAAGAAATGCCGAGATCCAACAAAATCCCGTCGAAAGAATCGTTAATAAAGAAATTTTGCAAATCCGAAAAACTTGAATTAATGAATTCAAATCTGGTGTCGTTTATTTTTTTAGAAAATTCAGATACCTTTGGGTCTTTATCTATAGCTTTTAAACTGCCCTTCTCTGTCAGCTTTTTTAAAATTTCCTTTGAATGACCACCCATTCCAAATGTACAATCTAAGTAGTCGCCATCTTTGTCGTGAAGTAAATTTTCTATAACCTCTTCTGGCATTACCGATATGTGATTCAAAATGGTATCTCCCTTACTTCTTCCGGAAGATCAATTTCAATCCTCTCGCCTTTTATCTCTTTGCCAGATTCTTTTATTTTCCAATTTTTTTCGCTCCACAACTCAAATTTTTGACCCATTCCAATAAGGACAACTTTAGCTTTTTCCTTTAGTTGAGCATATTCTCTTAACGATAAAGGAAGTAAAATATTCATTCGTTCAGAAATCTCAAAATCCATGTAATGTGCATTTCCTAGAAAATTCCATTGCAATGATCTAATTTCAGGATTTAGCCCCGATAAACCCTCAAAAGAATTAGAAATTTTCTTCCATAAGTTCCCTGGATAAATTAATAAAGAAGGATATTGAGGATCTCTGGTTACAATGAGAGAGCCGCCAGCTAAATTTTTTAACTGATCTTTATATTTGGCAGGCATCGCAATTCTTCCCTTAGTATCTAAAACTAAACTGCTGAAGCCATATAAACCGGCCATATTTTGTCCCTATTATGTACACTTAGGTATATTTTTACACACTTTCGCACACTTTTAAAGACATAAGGTCAAATGATTTTTCTTTGTTTTAACGAATATTTGGGATGAGCTGACCCATAAGCCGGGTTCTGTTTTATGTAATCATTCATCTTGGATTTACGTCGCCGCAAACCTCTAGCAACTTACCCAGATTCAATGCGGATAACATTATAGAATCTCTATTTAGTCTTGCTCCAAGTGGGGTTTACAAAGCAATATTTGTTTCCAAATATCCGGTGCGCTCTTACCGCACCTTTTCACCCTTACCTTTACGGCGGTTTACTTTCTGTTGCACTTTCCGTAGTAATTTTCATTACTCCCAGGAGTTACCTGGCACTTCATCCTTTGG from SAR86 cluster bacterium includes these protein-coding regions:
- a CDS encoding penicillin-binding protein 2, with the translated sequence MYFEFTNKYRELSIWILVFLLLLSLPIRFYFLEKNQFDTAIEKSVSISEKSKDLLARRGKILDRDGIILAEDIPSYEIGLEIKNFSFNPDEIHKISFVLEIDEKKLRNRLANQNRKYLILKHSASVEKYESIIKESIQGIVGYKKYKRNYPKGRAFSQIVGVVNTYTNSGIQGIELSLNSMLSGTKGVKEYITSRKNQTIASDIKEPLHGKNISLTIDSDLQTNAYLILEDTVKLHEANSGSLVVIDPKTREILAMANYPSFDPNNRKNISSGTLENKAATNLFEPGSTVKPIIMAVILDNDNTLLNKQIDTSPGYIDYQGFVTKDFRDYGVQNVSQIISNSSNVGMVKICDKVNSELIVNGFYKMGFGKYFNEIFISTREGYLPNVNTLSDREKVSLCYGYGLQTTLLELVNSYSILYANGKSIPLKLVTNSSSDEFDQILSPEVSSNMENILKSVVDLGTGRRAKVNGIDVSGKTGTVRKVGSKGYEEEALNALFIGKASMSDKDLIIGLIIRNAKTNGSGGGEVAAPSFSKFINKITESEKAYEF
- the ftsZ gene encoding cell division protein FtsZ encodes the protein MNWKVVEKGSNPGALIKVVGVGGCGGNAIDHMVNSGLENVETISINTDSQALDASVAEIKHCLGELTNSGQGAGANPDIGRDTALDDYERIESLLEGSDMVFIAAGMGGGTGTGASPIVARVARSVGALTVAVVTKPLNLERKDKVADDGIKALRDEVDSLITIPNQKLAEVFGDDIDFQDAFAHGNDVLLGAVRGISDIITNVGTINVDFQDVKAVMSEKGTAMMGTGIASGPSRAIEAASSAVGSPLLEDINLENAKGVLVNISAKDKIGMKEIDRVLEQVNQFSSEGALIIPGVAIDKSMEAGDLKVTIVATGLGDSKQKKMSLSDDPFGFKVPSAQPQPTVKPITDFETVEKKSSPDYLDIPSFVKRQID
- the ftsA gene encoding cell division protein FtsA, yielding MASINNQNIKVGIDIGTSKVVCLVVESNADGLNVLGLGTHPSKGLKNGVVVDIESTVQAIQEATNKAELMSGIRVHQAYVGISGGSSNGLNSEGVVPIKDKKVKFSDVEKVITAAKAQAIPDGYKLLHILAREYAIDQQNGIKEPLGMAGVRLEAKVHLVSCDKNAAENISSCMRACGITVQDYVLEQLASSYSVLSDDEKRLGVCLIDLGGGTSDVAIFMDDSISHTVNIPVGGDHVTNDIARAIQTPTSQAEELKKKYGCASSSLTNEGDKISTPSINGRSDKIFSRQALADVIEHRYAEIFQMIKQRLGINDLSQLLPAGIVLTGGASKIEGISQLGEEIFQVPVRVGKPKGLVGLTDILKNPVYSTSIGLILYGQKITEEEIIDFAFMREKGLVNRAFKWIQNNF
- the rsmH gene encoding 16S rRNA (cytosine(1402)-N(4))-methyltransferase RsmH, whose amino-acid sequence is MNHISVMPEEVIENLLHDKDGDYLDCTFGMGGHSKEILKKLTEKGSLKAIDKDPKVSEFSKKINDTRFEFINSSFSDLQNFFINDSFDGILLDLGISSIQLDDAERGFSFKKDANLDMRMDQSTGMTASDWLNNSSEKEIADVLFFFGEERKSRNLARQIIEKRRKKEISSTSDLTSLKFYSNRSKKHPATNIFRAIRMFINNEVDELISVLLSSIKLLKKGGRLVVISFHSIEDRIVKNFLKGNLADISFENLVKQKGKVIKPSSDEIENNPRSRSAILRVGEKL
- a CDS encoding division/cell wall cluster transcriptional repressor MraZ, with protein sequence MAGLYGFSSLVLDTKGRIAMPAKYKDQLKNLAGGSLIVTRDPQYPSLLIYPGNLWKKISNSFEGLSGLNPEIRSLQWNFLGNAHYMDFEISERMNILLPLSLREYAQLKEKAKVVLIGMGQKFELWSEKNWKIKESGKEIKGERIEIDLPEEVREIPF